A DNA window from Flavisolibacter ginsenosidimutans contains the following coding sequences:
- a CDS encoding serine hydrolase, protein MRKQLLLIIITICTATNVFAQPQLNQKIAALIEKAVGLYRFNGSILVCKNGKIVFEKGYGYQDIQSKVNNTANTVFQVGSMTKQFTATVILKLAELKKPSLDNKISVYFPQLKRGAEISIKNLLTHTSGLAEIFRDTLFLKENKQRPITREKLLSFFINKPLYFTPGTQYAYCNSGYVLLGLIIEKVSGKTYEQNVRDYILSPLKMTHSGFDFASLKSGQKATGYTRFSKTKNTSTLPWDSTATYSAGSLYSTAGDLYLWHKGLQNHTIISKENSAKANAPFLAGYGLGCFIDTLYKKQVISHGGNIEGFTSYFGRIQDDDVCVILLNNIYNREIESIGTAVLAILYDKPYRFFEPIKLTAETLKKYVGTYEINTDYHIKITRSGDRLYAQIQAGPKFEIVADKESSFFVKEEDIRIKFRINPDMTYTLVFYKGLNSKIGDRVDNKK, encoded by the coding sequence ATGAGAAAACAATTACTGTTAATCATTATCACTATTTGTACAGCCACAAACGTCTTTGCGCAGCCGCAGCTCAATCAGAAGATAGCAGCACTGATAGAGAAAGCGGTTGGTCTGTACCGCTTTAACGGCTCTATCCTGGTATGCAAGAACGGTAAAATAGTGTTTGAAAAAGGGTATGGCTATCAAGACATTCAAAGCAAGGTTAACAACACCGCTAACACGGTTTTTCAAGTCGGTTCGATGACCAAACAATTTACCGCGACCGTCATTTTAAAATTAGCCGAGCTGAAAAAACCATCGCTTGACAACAAAATCAGCGTCTACTTTCCACAACTTAAAAGGGGAGCTGAAATCTCGATTAAAAACTTACTCACCCATACGTCGGGTCTCGCTGAAATATTTCGGGATACTTTGTTTCTCAAGGAGAACAAGCAACGGCCAATTACAAGGGAAAAGTTGCTTTCCTTTTTTATCAACAAGCCGCTTTATTTTACTCCGGGCACACAGTACGCTTACTGCAATTCCGGTTATGTGCTTTTGGGTTTGATCATTGAAAAAGTAAGCGGTAAAACCTATGAGCAAAATGTAAGGGATTATATTTTGTCTCCCTTGAAAATGACGCACAGCGGTTTTGATTTTGCCAGCTTAAAAAGCGGTCAAAAAGCTACAGGTTACACCAGGTTTTCAAAAACGAAGAATACTTCGACCTTGCCTTGGGACTCAACCGCTACATACTCGGCGGGATCGCTGTACAGTACAGCCGGTGACCTTTATCTGTGGCATAAAGGCTTGCAAAACCATACAATAATTTCAAAGGAAAATTCAGCCAAAGCAAATGCTCCGTTTCTGGCAGGTTATGGCCTGGGCTGCTTCATTGATACGTTGTATAAAAAGCAAGTCATTTCTCATGGTGGAAACATAGAAGGCTTTACGAGCTATTTTGGCCGGATACAGGATGACGACGTGTGTGTTATTCTTCTCAATAATATTTATAACCGGGAGATAGAATCCATTGGAACGGCTGTTCTGGCTATCCTTTATGATAAACCTTATCGTTTTTTTGAGCCGATAAAACTAACCGCAGAGACACTAAAAAAGTATGTAGGGACTTATGAGATCAACACCGACTATCACATAAAAATTACAAGATCAGGTGACCGGTTATATGCTCAAATTCAGGCCGGGCCAAAATTTGAAATTGTTGCCGATAAAGAGAGTTCGTTTTTCGTGAAAGAAGAAGACATCAGGATTAAATTTCGAATCAACCCGGACATGACTTATACACTTGTGTTTTACAAGGGACTTAATTCTAAAATTGGCGATAGGGTTGATAATAAAAAATAA
- a CDS encoding short chain dehydrogenase, with the protein MKIIIVGATGTMGKYLVSAFEKEHEVVRVASNGGDIRSDITSAASIENLFRQTGAFDALISTAGPTYVGPWINLTDKTFRKGVEGKMMGQINLVLIGQHYINPKGSFTLISGALTYDPQINFANASAANGAVEAFVRAAAIELQMGIRINAVSPTVIENSPQYFPYFPGDIPVTMQQLEYGFRKSVFGANTGQVIRPY; encoded by the coding sequence ATGAAAATAATTATCGTCGGTGCAACGGGCACAATGGGGAAATATTTAGTAAGTGCATTTGAAAAAGAGCATGAGGTTGTAAGAGTGGCAAGCAACGGTGGAGACATTCGATCTGATATTACTTCTGCTGCTTCAATAGAAAACTTATTTAGGCAAACGGGCGCATTTGATGCGCTGATATCTACGGCGGGACCGACTTACGTAGGCCCTTGGATAAACCTGACAGACAAGACGTTTCGAAAGGGAGTGGAAGGTAAGATGATGGGGCAAATCAACCTGGTGCTTATCGGACAACACTATATCAATCCAAAGGGGTCATTTACGTTGATATCCGGGGCTTTAACATACGATCCACAAATCAACTTTGCCAATGCATCGGCTGCAAACGGAGCCGTTGAAGCCTTTGTGCGTGCGGCGGCAATCGAACTACAGATGGGCATTCGCATTAATGCAGTAAGTCCGACGGTCATTGAAAATTCGCCTCAATATTTTCCTTATTTCCCCGGCGACATTCCGGTAACCATGCAACAACTCGAATACGGGTTTCGTAAAAGTGTTTTTGGCGCGAACACCGGTCAGGTAATAAGGCCTTACTGA
- a CDS encoding NAD(P)/FAD-dependent oxidoreductase, giving the protein MHNNNFDVIIVGGSYSGLAAAMSLGRALRKVLVIDSGKPCNRQTPHSHNFLTQDGNTPNEIAALGKKQVLQYDTVTFVNGLVINGAETKDGFQIRTEAGSIYTAKKLIFATGIKDIMPDVPGLADCWGISVIHCPYCHGYEVQKQKTGILGNGHYGYEFSALISNWTADLTLYTNGKSTLTVEQAAKIHQYNVAIVEDEILHLEHTHGYVQHIIFKSGRKASLTALYTRLPFIQHCPVPRFLGCELNEDGYIKINPAYKTSVQGVFACGDNTTRLRSVANAVAAGTAAGMMVSKELIDEAF; this is encoded by the coding sequence ATGCATAACAACAATTTCGACGTAATCATCGTAGGCGGAAGTTATTCAGGGCTTGCCGCCGCAATGTCCCTGGGCAGGGCATTGAGAAAAGTGCTTGTTATTGATAGCGGAAAACCGTGCAACCGGCAAACGCCTCACTCGCATAATTTTCTTACGCAGGATGGAAATACTCCAAATGAAATTGCTGCACTTGGAAAGAAACAAGTACTACAGTACGATACGGTCACCTTCGTGAACGGCCTGGTGATAAACGGCGCCGAAACAAAAGATGGTTTTCAAATTCGGACAGAAGCCGGTTCTATTTACACTGCGAAGAAGCTAATTTTTGCAACAGGAATAAAGGACATTATGCCCGACGTTCCAGGCCTTGCTGATTGCTGGGGTATTAGTGTTATTCACTGCCCTTATTGTCATGGATACGAAGTGCAAAAACAAAAAACGGGCATATTGGGCAACGGCCACTACGGCTATGAGTTCTCTGCGCTTATTTCGAATTGGACGGCCGACCTCACCCTTTACACGAACGGAAAGTCAACTTTAACCGTTGAGCAAGCGGCAAAAATCCATCAGTACAATGTCGCAATCGTAGAAGATGAAATATTGCATTTGGAACACACGCATGGATACGTTCAACACATCATCTTCAAGAGCGGGAGGAAGGCGTCGCTCACGGCTCTTTATACACGTTTGCCTTTTATACAACATTGCCCGGTTCCCCGATTTTTAGGATGTGAATTAAATGAAGACGGATACATCAAAATAAATCCGGCGTATAAGACGAGCGTTCAGGGCGTGTTTGCCTGCGGAGATAATACAACTCGGTTACGTTCAGTAGCAAACGCGGTGGCAGCGGGTACCGCGGCGGGAATGATGGTGAGTAAAGAATTAATAGATGAGGCATTTTAG
- a CDS encoding AraC family transcriptional regulator has product MNTIPIRHIAAATKESSSLGRFSIRDVSGLLNGSDLSHDLHKHDFFFVLALQKGAGTHEVDFIRYNISDDSIFILRPGQVHQLHLNAGSQGFLMEFDTTFYHPSDNQPNQRLKKASAKNFCELETARFKKLFSLLTLVSEEFTSKQEGYIEVIRATLDIFFIEFIRQSRGSQDLTKKTNSYAQERLEDFLELLSVHITSQKQVSQYAELMRLSLYQLNAITKATIGKPALEVINEQIILEAKRYLLATPSQVKDIADRLGYEDISYFIRFFRKHTSYSPEAFRQNFK; this is encoded by the coding sequence ATGAATACAATACCGATCAGACACATTGCCGCGGCCACCAAGGAATCAAGTAGTTTGGGCCGGTTCAGTATTCGCGATGTTTCGGGGCTGCTGAATGGAAGTGATTTATCTCACGATCTTCATAAACATGACTTTTTCTTTGTTCTTGCCTTGCAAAAAGGAGCAGGGACGCACGAGGTTGACTTTATTCGATACAATATAAGTGACGATTCCATTTTCATTCTTCGTCCGGGCCAGGTTCATCAACTTCATTTAAACGCGGGAAGCCAGGGCTTCCTGATGGAGTTCGATACAACGTTTTACCACCCGAGCGACAACCAGCCAAACCAACGGTTGAAAAAAGCAAGCGCAAAAAACTTTTGCGAGCTTGAGACGGCGCGGTTCAAGAAATTGTTCTCATTATTAACCCTTGTTTCGGAAGAGTTCACGAGTAAGCAAGAGGGGTACATAGAAGTGATACGAGCTACTCTCGATATTTTTTTTATAGAATTTATCCGGCAAAGCCGCGGTTCTCAGGACCTAACAAAAAAAACGAACTCTTATGCGCAGGAACGTCTTGAAGATTTTTTGGAACTCTTGAGCGTTCACATCACCAGCCAGAAACAAGTCTCTCAATACGCTGAGCTGATGCGCCTGTCCTTGTATCAACTGAATGCCATTACCAAGGCAACCATCGGCAAGCCTGCTTTGGAAGTAATAAACGAGCAAATTATCCTGGAAGCAAAACGATACTTGCTCGCCACGCCCAGCCAGGTGAAAGACATTGCCGATCGTTTAGGCTACGAAGACATCTCCTACTTTATTCGATTCTTCAGAAAGCATACTTCTTATTCCCCCGAAGCGTTCAGACAGAACTTCAAATAA
- a CDS encoding helix-turn-helix domain-containing protein, with protein sequence MSANILLVKNMVCHRCLLAVENVLANASVPFQKVTVGEIYLEQPLSDQQYVSLKSGLAAIGLELIDNRTSGLVEKVKQLVIKKARGEVNEKESKLNLSAYLSQNLYHEYTYLSSLFSSVEGRTVENYFIQQRIEKVKELLVYNEMTLAAIAFEMNYSSVAHLSSQFKQITGLTPSHFKKVGSVKRKLIDRL encoded by the coding sequence ATGTCGGCGAACATTCTTCTCGTTAAAAACATGGTCTGCCACCGCTGCCTGCTGGCGGTAGAGAACGTTTTGGCAAATGCTTCTGTACCGTTCCAAAAAGTGACGGTTGGCGAAATTTACCTGGAACAACCGCTCTCAGACCAACAATACGTTTCACTGAAGTCCGGCCTTGCCGCAATCGGGCTTGAACTGATCGATAACCGAACGAGCGGATTAGTTGAAAAAGTTAAGCAGCTCGTTATAAAAAAAGCAAGAGGCGAAGTGAATGAGAAGGAAAGTAAATTGAATCTCTCGGCTTACCTGTCGCAAAATCTGTATCACGAGTACACATACTTGAGCAGTCTTTTCTCTTCCGTTGAAGGGCGCACCGTTGAAAACTATTTTATCCAACAGCGCATTGAGAAAGTAAAAGAATTGCTCGTGTATAACGAAATGACGCTGGCCGCCATCGCCTTTGAAATGAACTACAGCAGCGTGGCGCATCTCTCCAGTCAGTTCAAGCAAATTACCGGTCTTACCCCTTCGCACTTTAAGAAAGTAGGTTCCGTAAAACGCAAGCTGATTGACAGGCTATAA
- a CDS encoding adenylate/guanylate cyclase domain-containing protein: MEENIAVLMADLSGYTALTETHGAVSAADLIDKYLEIVQGCLVGDCKLIERTGDEVMIVSASSDFLLSTAVMIMTNASRQENFLQVHGGLHYGKVLKRNGSYFGSVINLTSRIAAKATPGNFWCSEDFLLAVSDKSAFTFEPKGKHRFKNISDDMEIAALVNTSAEAFVVDPVCRMLILDKTAAIQHPETPVFIFVRRLASVVLRPQRRPVLRLPSRFLNLPKP; this comes from the coding sequence ATGGAAGAAAACATTGCTGTCTTAATGGCCGACCTGTCCGGTTATACGGCGCTTACCGAAACACACGGTGCTGTTTCTGCAGCAGACCTCATTGACAAGTATTTGGAAATAGTACAAGGTTGCCTGGTTGGCGACTGTAAACTAATAGAACGTACCGGCGACGAAGTGATGATCGTGTCGGCATCATCCGATTTTTTACTTTCCACTGCCGTCATGATTATGACGAATGCCTCGAGGCAAGAGAACTTTTTACAGGTTCACGGTGGACTTCATTACGGGAAGGTCTTAAAAAGAAATGGCAGCTATTTTGGATCTGTCATTAACCTTACGTCCCGAATAGCTGCTAAGGCAACGCCAGGCAATTTTTGGTGTTCAGAAGACTTTCTTTTGGCCGTCAGCGATAAGTCTGCATTCACGTTTGAACCGAAAGGGAAACACCGCTTTAAAAACATTAGTGATGACATGGAAATAGCAGCGTTGGTAAATACAAGCGCCGAAGCCTTCGTTGTCGATCCCGTTTGCCGGATGCTGATACTGGATAAAACAGCGGCCATCCAACATCCGGAAACCCCGGTGTTTATTTTTGTTCGCAGGCTTGCCTCTGTAGTTTTGCGGCCACAACGACGGCCGGTCCTTCGGTTGCCTAGCCGTTTTCTCAATCTTCCCAAACCCTAA
- a CDS encoding DUF6010 family protein, protein MIESISGIVVAVLIILLCRMLSRYFTVKLIAATNLVAIAFIYVGFSLKGNPVNLIILEVGVALILYFLAIVGYTRNVLLIAYGILLHGLWDVVHHKGVPIQTGVPGYWPTFCFVVDVVDGLFFLFLFKAQKSRTLSSPESTAKA, encoded by the coding sequence TTGATAGAATCAATTTCAGGAATTGTTGTTGCGGTTTTGATCATTCTGCTTTGCCGGATGCTATCACGGTATTTCACGGTTAAGCTTATTGCGGCAACCAATTTAGTCGCGATTGCGTTTATTTATGTCGGTTTTTCGTTGAAGGGAAACCCGGTTAATTTAATTATCTTAGAAGTAGGCGTTGCTTTGATTTTATATTTTTTGGCAATTGTTGGCTATACCCGGAATGTTTTATTAATAGCCTACGGGATTCTACTTCACGGCCTGTGGGATGTAGTTCACCATAAAGGCGTCCCCATACAAACCGGAGTACCGGGATATTGGCCAACCTTTTGTTTCGTTGTGGATGTTGTTGACGGCTTGTTCTTTCTTTTTCTTTTCAAAGCGCAAAAAAGCCGTACTCTGAGTTCCCCGGAGTCAACCGCCAAGGCTTAA